Proteins encoded together in one Citromicrobium bathyomarinum window:
- a CDS encoding M61 family metallopeptidase has product MKHPALSAALLPFLLATPALAQGDIRPAGNTAPEQAQLDDATPLPADTPWPGGTIALDIDATDTARGVYRVTQTIPVTADMRELRLLFPEWLPGNHAARGPINLVSGIRFTAGGKVLEWKRNPLDVYELIVDLPEGTEAVTAQFVHTSPITGSEGRITMTQEMLNLQWEKMSFYPAGHYVRRIAVKPTVKVPAGWQVFTALDGKTRENDTVTWQTVDYETLVDSPIFAGKYAERWEVGENVWLDAVADKPKYLDLAPENLTRFERLIDEADALFGARHFDHYDILLALTDRMGGIGLEHQRSAENQYEPTALIDWDEMDWDHNVVSHELVHSWNGKYRRPDDLWTPDYRTPMQDSLLWLYEGQTQLWGWVLAARSGLQTRQTFLDAFATYAANYSEGQPGRAYRSVADTTNDPIINSRAPLPYSSLARSEDYYVEGALVWIEADQIIRQGTKGRKGLDDFAKAFFGVNDGDWGQLTYDFDEIVATLNGVYPYDWADFLTTRLLEPNQPAPLHGIEMGGYQLVWKDEPNSYDKGRMGNGKYLNLFYSLGVNLGTDGTVTGTLWDGPAFDAGIVNGNTIVAVNGIAYSGDTIEEAITAAKDTDQPIELLVKRGDTYRTVAIDYHGGLRYPWLEPVGKGEQPLDRFLEPRAGG; this is encoded by the coding sequence ATGAAGCATCCCGCCCTTAGCGCCGCCCTCCTCCCCTTCCTGCTGGCCACCCCGGCCCTTGCGCAGGGCGACATCCGCCCCGCGGGCAACACCGCGCCGGAGCAGGCGCAGCTGGACGACGCGACCCCGCTGCCCGCCGATACGCCGTGGCCGGGCGGGACGATCGCGCTGGATATCGACGCGACCGACACGGCGCGCGGCGTCTATCGCGTCACCCAGACCATTCCCGTAACCGCGGACATGCGCGAGCTGCGGCTGCTGTTCCCCGAATGGCTGCCGGGCAACCACGCGGCGCGCGGGCCGATCAACCTCGTCAGCGGCATCCGCTTCACCGCGGGCGGCAAGGTGCTCGAATGGAAGCGCAATCCGCTCGACGTGTACGAGTTGATCGTCGACCTGCCCGAGGGGACCGAAGCGGTGACCGCGCAGTTCGTCCACACCTCGCCGATCACCGGCAGCGAGGGTCGGATCACCATGACGCAGGAAATGCTCAACCTGCAGTGGGAGAAGATGAGCTTCTATCCCGCCGGGCACTACGTGCGACGGATCGCGGTGAAGCCGACGGTGAAAGTGCCCGCGGGATGGCAGGTGTTCACCGCACTGGATGGCAAGACGCGTGAGAACGACACGGTCACCTGGCAGACGGTCGATTACGAAACGCTGGTCGATTCGCCGATCTTCGCGGGCAAATATGCCGAACGCTGGGAAGTGGGCGAGAACGTGTGGTTGGATGCGGTGGCAGACAAGCCCAAATATCTCGACCTCGCGCCCGAAAACCTCACCCGCTTCGAACGGCTGATCGACGAGGCCGACGCGCTGTTCGGCGCGCGCCACTTCGACCACTACGACATCCTGCTCGCGCTGACCGACCGGATGGGCGGGATCGGGCTGGAGCACCAGCGCTCGGCGGAAAACCAATACGAGCCCACCGCGCTGATCGACTGGGACGAGATGGACTGGGACCACAACGTCGTCAGCCACGAGCTGGTGCATAGCTGGAACGGCAAGTACCGCCGCCCGGACGACCTGTGGACGCCCGACTATCGCACCCCGATGCAGGATTCGCTGCTGTGGCTCTACGAAGGGCAGACCCAGCTGTGGGGCTGGGTGCTCGCCGCGCGCAGCGGGTTGCAGACCAGGCAGACCTTCCTCGATGCCTTCGCGACCTATGCCGCGAACTATTCCGAAGGCCAGCCGGGTCGCGCGTACCGCTCCGTCGCCGACACCACCAACGATCCGATCATCAACTCGCGCGCACCGCTGCCCTACTCTTCGCTCGCGCGCAGCGAAGACTATTATGTCGAGGGTGCGCTGGTGTGGATCGAGGCGGACCAGATCATTCGCCAGGGCACCAAGGGCAGGAAGGGGCTCGACGATTTCGCCAAGGCCTTCTTCGGCGTGAATGATGGCGACTGGGGCCAGCTGACCTATGATTTCGACGAGATCGTCGCGACGCTGAACGGCGTCTATCCCTACGACTGGGCCGATTTCCTGACCACCCGCCTGCTCGAACCCAACCAGCCCGCCCCGCTGCACGGCATCGAAATGGGCGGCTACCAGCTGGTCTGGAAGGACGAGCCCAACAGCTACGACAAGGGCCGGATGGGCAACGGCAAGTACCTCAACCTGTTCTACTCGCTCGGTGTGAACCTCGGCACCGACGGCACGGTCACGGGCACGCTGTGGGACGGGCCGGCCTTCGATGCGGGGATCGTCAACGGCAACACCATCGTCGCGGTGAACGGCATCGCCTACTCGGGCGACACGATCGAAGAGGCGATCACCGCCGCGAAGGACACGGACCAGCCGATCGAACTGCTGGTCAAGCGCGGCGATACGTACCGCACGGTGGCAATCGATTACCACGGCGGGCTGCGCTATCCGTGGCTCGAACCCGTCGGCAAGGGCGAGCAACCGCTCGACCGCTTCCTGGAGCCGCGCGCGGGCGGCTGA
- the ppa gene encoding inorganic diphosphatase, with protein MRIDKIPTGDNPPESLNVIIEVPTGGEPVKYEFDKESGALFVDRILHTPMRYPANYGFVPHTLSPDGDPLDALVIARSPFIAGCVVRARPIGVLNLEDEHGGDEKLICVPIDTTFPYYSDVAETKDLPSIIFQQIEHFFTHYKDLEKDKWVRVGKWGDAAEAKQIVLEAIERAKG; from the coding sequence ATGCGCATCGACAAGATCCCGACCGGCGACAATCCGCCCGAAAGCCTCAACGTCATCATCGAAGTGCCGACCGGCGGCGAGCCCGTGAAGTACGAGTTCGACAAGGAATCGGGCGCGCTGTTCGTCGATCGCATCCTGCACACGCCGATGCGCTACCCCGCGAACTACGGCTTCGTGCCGCACACCCTGTCGCCCGATGGCGACCCGCTCGACGCGCTGGTGATCGCACGCTCGCCCTTCATCGCGGGCTGCGTGGTGCGTGCGCGCCCGATCGGCGTGCTCAACCTCGAAGACGAGCATGGCGGCGATGAAAAGCTGATCTGCGTGCCGATCGACACGACCTTCCCCTATTACTCGGACGTCGCCGAGACGAAGGACCTGCCGAGCATCATCTTCCAGCAGATCGAGCACTTCTTCACCCACTACAAGGATCTGGAGAAGGACAAGTGGGTCCGTGTCGGCAAGTGGGGCGATGCGGCGGAAGCCAAGCAGATCGTGCTGGAAGCGATCGAGCGAGCGAAGGGGTAA
- a CDS encoding mechanosensitive ion channel family protein — MLLRLLAALWLACLAAPVATPLAAALPGLVPEQAEPQPTPTATGALSDERDPQADSRIATRLRDIYAEVEAFSGVEVAVNQGVVRLTGSAPSQEAIDDAGAIAARFDVVTVENEIARDTSLEGTADIVTALIDRLRAAAGMLPLIGVALLIGLAILLVGYLLASLKFLWRLVTPNDFLADLVASAIRFIAIIFAAVIALDIIGATALLGAVLGGAGVIGIALGFAMRDTVENYVASLMLSLRQPFRANDLVQIDAFEGRVVRLTSRATVLMTLEGNHLRIPNSAVFKAVIVNFTRNPQRRFDFTLGVDADDDATAAAELGRTTLEALPFMLAEPAPEARIVEVGDSAVMIRFLGWIDQRETDWFKAQSVAIPAVKTALEDAGFGLPEPIYRLRFDPRSASLPFENIADRDAGSVGETTPPRKPRAAAPPPSDVTPRNEIDEMVEEERDSSEQKQDLLDHRRPVE; from the coding sequence ATGCTGCTGCGACTCCTCGCCGCGCTCTGGCTGGCATGTCTCGCCGCGCCCGTGGCCACGCCCTTGGCCGCCGCGCTGCCGGGTCTGGTGCCCGAACAGGCCGAGCCGCAGCCCACGCCCACCGCCACCGGCGCGCTGTCGGACGAGCGCGATCCGCAGGCCGACAGCCGCATCGCCACTCGCCTGCGCGACATCTATGCCGAGGTCGAGGCGTTCTCCGGCGTCGAGGTCGCGGTGAATCAGGGCGTGGTGCGCCTGACCGGCTCCGCCCCCAGCCAGGAAGCGATCGACGATGCCGGCGCGATCGCCGCGCGCTTCGATGTGGTGACGGTCGAGAACGAGATCGCGCGCGACACCTCGCTGGAGGGGACGGCGGATATCGTCACCGCGCTGATCGACCGGCTGCGCGCCGCGGCGGGCATGCTGCCGCTGATCGGGGTCGCGCTGCTGATCGGGCTTGCGATCCTGCTGGTGGGATACCTGCTCGCCTCGCTCAAGTTCCTCTGGCGGCTCGTCACGCCCAATGATTTCCTCGCCGATCTGGTGGCGAGCGCGATCCGCTTCATCGCGATCATCTTCGCCGCGGTCATCGCGCTCGACATCATCGGGGCGACCGCGCTGCTCGGCGCGGTGCTGGGCGGGGCGGGCGTGATCGGCATCGCACTGGGTTTCGCCATGCGCGACACGGTGGAGAACTACGTCGCCTCGCTGATGCTCTCGCTACGCCAGCCGTTCCGGGCCAATGATCTGGTCCAGATCGACGCGTTCGAGGGGCGCGTCGTGCGCCTGACCAGCCGCGCGACCGTGCTGATGACGCTGGAGGGCAACCATCTGCGCATCCCCAACTCGGCCGTGTTCAAGGCGGTGATCGTCAACTTCACCCGCAATCCGCAGCGCCGCTTCGACTTCACGCTGGGCGTGGATGCTGACGACGATGCGACCGCCGCGGCAGAGCTGGGCCGTACCACGCTGGAGGCCCTGCCCTTCATGCTGGCAGAGCCGGCGCCGGAGGCGCGGATCGTGGAGGTCGGCGATTCGGCCGTGATGATCCGCTTCCTCGGCTGGATCGACCAGCGCGAGACCGACTGGTTCAAGGCGCAGAGCGTCGCGATCCCGGCGGTGAAGACCGCGCTGGAGGATGCCGGCTTCGGCCTGCCCGAACCGATCTACCGCCTGCGCTTCGACCCGCGTTCCGCCAGCCTGCCGTTCGAGAATATCGCCGACCGCGACGCCGGGTCCGTTGGCGAGACCACGCCCCCGCGCAAACCGCGCGCCGCCGCCCCGCCACCGAGCGACGTCACCCCGCGCAACGAGATCGACGAAATGGTCGAGGAAGAGCGCGACAGCAGCGAGCAGAAGCAGGACCTGCTCGACCACCGCAGACCGGTGGAGTGA
- the lptB gene encoding LPS export ABC transporter ATP-binding protein codes for MAEIDPADIVQKPSEVEANAAPPIPQGGLEVVSIAKSYDKRPVLTDISLSVGKGEVLGLLGPNGAGKTTCFYSIMGLVKPDSGRILMDGEDVTGLPMYRRAILGLGYLPQETSIFRGLTVEQNIATVLELAEPDRQAQRDGLERLLDEFGLTKLRNAPAMALSGGERRRCEIARALAANPSIMLLDEPFAGIDPLSISDIRDLVIDLKKRGIGVLITDHNVRETLDIVDRACIIYGGQVLFAGTPQDLVADENVRRLYLGENFTL; via the coding sequence ATGGCAGAGATCGACCCCGCCGACATTGTCCAGAAGCCTTCCGAAGTGGAGGCCAACGCCGCCCCGCCGATTCCGCAGGGCGGGCTCGAAGTCGTGTCGATCGCCAAGAGCTACGACAAGCGACCGGTGCTGACCGATATCTCGCTGTCCGTCGGCAAGGGCGAAGTGCTCGGCCTGCTCGGCCCCAACGGCGCGGGCAAGACGACCTGCTTCTATTCGATCATGGGGCTGGTGAAGCCCGATAGCGGCCGCATCCTGATGGATGGCGAGGACGTGACCGGCCTGCCGATGTATCGCCGCGCGATCCTGGGCCTCGGCTACCTGCCGCAGGAAACCAGCATTTTCCGCGGGCTGACCGTCGAACAGAACATCGCCACCGTGCTCGAACTGGCGGAGCCCGACCGGCAGGCGCAGCGCGACGGGCTGGAGCGGCTGCTCGACGAATTCGGCCTGACCAAGCTGCGCAATGCGCCCGCGATGGCGCTTTCGGGTGGTGAACGGCGGCGGTGCGAGATCGCTCGCGCGCTGGCGGCGAACCCTTCGATCATGCTGCTCGACGAACCTTTCGCGGGGATCGATCCGCTCTCGATCAGCGACATCCGCGATCTGGTGATCGACCTCAAGAAGCGTGGGATCGGCGTTCTGATAACCGATCATAACGTTCGGGAAACGCTCGATATCGTAGACCGCGCCTGTATCATCTACGGAGGCCAGGTTCTGTTCGCGGGCACCCCGCAAGACCTGGTCGCAGACGAGAACGTGCGCAGGCTCTACCTTGGCGAGAATTTTACCTTGTGA
- the rpoN gene encoding RNA polymerase factor sigma-54 produces MSLAPRLDLRQSQSLVMTPQLQQAIKLLTLSNLEIEAFIGDALEANPLLELGEAPRAERSDGDSGDMAETPREEREADTLIAEGAGQSDAPTDLSSAELEIDRDTGDGSWGAAEGFAGDGEEGLGIDQRGAVELSLAEHLHAQVGAMAYSPAEAFIARALIDRLDMAGYLPDPLREVAEALGVPLAEVEDALILVQSLDPSGVGARDLAECLAIQAREANRYDPCMARLIDNLDLVARGEIARLQKLCEVDAEDLAEMLAELRGYDPRPGHAFGEQAGGAVAPDVLIDRAPSGGWRVALNEATLPRLVVNRPYLVELRDGCRDRSSRAWLKDKLEDARWLIRALDQRQKTILAVASEIVTQQEGFFLHGVSHLRPLTLKQVAEKIEMHESTVSRVTSNKFLHCPRGTFDLKYFFTSGVGGGEDGEGASAAAVKARIKALTDAEDAKAILSDDKLVTLLKAEGFDIARRTVAKYREAMGIGSSVERRRAKKLAAIG; encoded by the coding sequence ATGTCACTCGCTCCGCGCCTCGACCTGCGCCAGTCGCAATCGCTGGTGATGACGCCGCAGCTGCAGCAGGCGATCAAGCTGCTGACGCTGTCCAATCTCGAGATCGAGGCATTCATCGGCGATGCGCTGGAAGCCAATCCCCTGCTTGAACTGGGCGAGGCACCGCGCGCGGAGCGCAGCGATGGCGACAGCGGCGACATGGCTGAAACCCCGCGCGAGGAACGCGAGGCCGATACGCTGATCGCGGAAGGCGCGGGGCAGAGCGACGCACCGACCGACCTTTCCTCCGCCGAGCTGGAGATCGACCGGGATACCGGCGACGGCAGCTGGGGCGCGGCCGAAGGCTTTGCCGGCGACGGTGAGGAGGGGCTGGGGATCGACCAGCGCGGCGCGGTCGAGCTCTCGCTGGCCGAACATCTCCATGCCCAGGTCGGGGCAATGGCCTACAGCCCTGCCGAGGCCTTCATCGCGCGCGCACTGATCGACCGGCTGGACATGGCTGGATACCTGCCCGATCCGCTGCGCGAAGTGGCCGAGGCGCTGGGCGTCCCGCTGGCCGAGGTGGAAGATGCGCTGATCCTGGTCCAGTCGCTCGATCCATCGGGCGTGGGCGCGCGGGATCTCGCCGAATGCCTCGCCATTCAGGCGCGCGAGGCGAATCGTTACGATCCCTGCATGGCGCGGCTGATCGACAATCTCGATCTGGTTGCGCGCGGCGAGATCGCCCGGTTGCAGAAGCTGTGCGAGGTCGATGCGGAAGATCTGGCCGAGATGCTGGCGGAACTGCGCGGATACGACCCGCGCCCCGGACATGCCTTTGGCGAGCAGGCTGGCGGCGCGGTGGCACCCGATGTGCTGATCGACCGCGCGCCATCGGGTGGCTGGCGAGTCGCGCTAAACGAGGCGACGCTGCCGCGTCTCGTGGTCAACCGCCCTTATCTGGTGGAGCTGCGCGACGGCTGCCGCGATCGCTCCAGCCGCGCATGGCTGAAAGACAAGCTGGAAGATGCGCGCTGGCTGATCCGCGCGCTCGACCAGCGGCAGAAGACCATCCTCGCCGTGGCGAGCGAGATCGTCACCCAGCAGGAAGGCTTCTTTCTCCACGGCGTCAGCCACCTGCGCCCGCTGACGCTGAAGCAGGTCGCCGAAAAGATCGAGATGCACGAAAGCACCGTCAGCCGGGTGACCAGCAACAAGTTCCTCCACTGCCCGCGCGGCACCTTCGACCTCAAATACTTCTTCACCAGCGGTGTGGGTGGCGGCGAGGACGGCGAAGGCGCGAGCGCGGCGGCGGTCAAGGCGCGGATCAAGGCGCTAACCGATGCCGAGGATGCCAAGGCGATCCTCTCGGACGACAAGCTGGTGACGCTGCTCAAGGCCGAAGGGTTCGACATCGCGCGGCGCACGGTCGCCAAATATCGCGAGGCGATGGGAATCGGCTCCAGCGTGGAGCGGCGCCGGGCGAAGAAGCTCGCCGCGATCGGCTGA
- a CDS encoding prephenate dehydratase domain-containing protein: MRIAYGGHPGAFGELACLGRFPGAEPVGYRDFRAACDALIAGTCDRAVIPFENSIAGAVPGVEQLLASLPVTRLDVHPQPVVFHCLAVPGTRLEEVEVVASHPMALAECTRFLAQIGARAEEAGDTAGAASEVAEARQFTRAALASTRAAQLYNLNVLAADVQDTDDNVTYFAVLRRD, encoded by the coding sequence ATGCGTATTGCGTATGGAGGGCACCCCGGTGCCTTCGGCGAACTTGCGTGCCTTGGCCGCTTCCCCGGCGCCGAGCCGGTTGGTTACAGGGATTTCCGCGCCGCGTGCGACGCGCTGATCGCGGGCACCTGCGACAGGGCCGTCATCCCGTTCGAAAACTCGATTGCGGGCGCGGTGCCGGGGGTGGAGCAATTGCTCGCCTCGCTCCCCGTCACCCGGCTCGACGTGCATCCCCAGCCGGTCGTGTTCCACTGCCTCGCAGTGCCCGGCACCCGGCTGGAAGAGGTGGAGGTGGTCGCGAGCCATCCGATGGCGCTGGCCGAATGCACGCGCTTCCTGGCGCAGATCGGCGCACGGGCAGAGGAAGCGGGCGACACCGCCGGGGCCGCAAGCGAGGTGGCTGAAGCACGGCAGTTTACCCGCGCCGCACTCGCCTCGACCCGTGCGGCGCAGCTGTACAACCTCAATGTGCTGGCAGCGGACGTGCAGGACACCGACGACAATGTGACCTATTTCGCGGTGTTGCGGCGCGACTGA
- a CDS encoding chorismate mutase, translated as MSANAANHRTIDTLRQEIDTLDEELLALIEKRLDLAASIASAKSEDVTDEDSDELLLRPAREASIIARLDAMTRRIPEVSLTAIWRELMAINLQAQRPIEIALHATRHPERMQLMARARFGTIIPVRKSASPEAALERARTGKAIAMIEIGDGDWWTALAGDPELTIIDGLLGEGGRGSALAVGRLSRDRLCKDRSYAVLEQSELAARLGRGEAVCPIAVSGDLHLCAIERVVPLARRAA; from the coding sequence ATGTCTGCCAATGCCGCCAATCACCGCACCATCGATACTTTGCGCCAGGAGATCGATACGCTCGACGAGGAACTGCTGGCTCTGATCGAGAAGCGGCTCGACCTTGCCGCCTCGATCGCCAGCGCCAAATCGGAAGATGTTACAGACGAGGATAGCGACGAGCTGCTGCTGCGGCCCGCACGCGAGGCGAGCATTATCGCCCGGCTCGACGCAATGACCCGCCGCATCCCCGAAGTCAGTCTGACCGCGATCTGGCGCGAGCTGATGGCGATTAATCTGCAGGCCCAGCGCCCGATCGAGATCGCGCTGCACGCCACCCGCCACCCGGAACGCATGCAGCTGATGGCACGCGCCCGGTTCGGCACGATCATCCCGGTGCGCAAGAGCGCCTCGCCCGAAGCGGCGCTGGAGCGTGCGCGCACGGGCAAGGCGATCGCCATGATCGAGATCGGCGATGGCGACTGGTGGACCGCGCTGGCCGGCGACCCCGAGTTGACCATCATCGACGGGTTGCTGGGCGAAGGCGGGCGTGGTTCCGCGCTGGCAGTCGGACGGCTATCGCGTGACCGGCTGTGCAAGGATCGCAGCTACGCCGTGCTCGAACAGAGCGAACTCGCCGCCCGGCTGGGCCGGGGCGAAGCAGTGTGCCCGATCGCAGTTTCCGGCGACCTGCACCTGTGCGCGATCGAGCGGGTCGTCCCGCTGGCCCGCCGCGCCGCCTGA
- a CDS encoding response regulator transcription factor, which produces MRVLLIEDEPSTAKAIELMLTTEGFNVYSTDLGEEGLDLGKLYDYDIILLDLNLPDMHGYDVLKKLRVAKVQTPVLILSGISEMDSKVRSFGFGADDYVTKPFHREELVARIHAVVRRSKGHSQSVIRTGKLAVNLDAKTVEVDSARVHLTGKEYAMLELLSLRKGTTLTKEMFLNHLYGGMDEPELKIIDVFICKLRKKLSHACDGENYIETVWGRGYVLRDPNEEAEAA; this is translated from the coding sequence ATGCGCGTATTGCTGATCGAAGACGAGCCGAGCACGGCGAAGGCGATCGAGCTGATGCTCACGACCGAGGGGTTCAATGTCTACAGCACCGATCTGGGCGAGGAAGGCCTCGATCTGGGCAAACTGTACGATTACGACATCATCCTGCTCGACCTGAACCTGCCGGACATGCACGGTTACGACGTGCTCAAGAAGCTGCGCGTCGCCAAGGTGCAGACGCCGGTTCTCATCCTCTCGGGGATTTCCGAGATGGACAGCAAGGTCCGCTCCTTCGGCTTCGGGGCCGACGATTACGTGACCAAGCCGTTCCATCGCGAAGAACTGGTCGCCCGGATCCACGCCGTGGTCCGCCGTTCCAAGGGCCACAGCCAGTCGGTCATCCGCACCGGCAAGCTGGCGGTGAACCTCGACGCGAAGACCGTGGAAGTCGACAGCGCGCGGGTCCACCTGACCGGCAAGGAATATGCGATGCTGGAGCTGCTCAGCCTGCGCAAGGGCACCACGCTGACCAAGGAAATGTTCCTCAACCACCTGTATGGCGGGATGGACGAGCCCGAACTCAAGATCATCGACGTGTTCATCTGCAAGCTGCGCAAGAAGCTCAGCCATGCGTGCGACGGCGAGAATTACATCGAAACCGTGTGGGGCCGCGGCTACGTGCTGCGCGATCCCAACGAAGAGGCCGAAGCCGCGTAA
- a CDS encoding mechanosensitive ion channel domain-containing protein, with protein MREMFTYLEGQPPLVEALGGVALLLGIAFLVNLVLKKVVLRLAAPFLDKRTKTPDKAVGWLVTTIPLLIISRGIVFVRHLPQELEAVISNVANATIVLVVALAITTGLTYVNELYKRRPEARNRPIKGFLQVVKILVFAAAAILGVAALIEQSPLLLLSGLGAMAAVLLLVFKDTILSLVASVQLSAQDMLRVGDWIEMPQQNADGDVIDIALHTVKVQNFDKTITTIPTYKLINESYRNWRGMAESGGRRIKRAIHLDQNTLRFLTEQELADLRRFRLLRDYLDRKEQELRDWNAREMAGEDNPVNARRITNIGTFRAYVLAFLRTHPQINHEMTTLVRQLEPTPAGLPLEIYTFAATTQFAEYESIQSDIFDHLLAILPEFGLRVFQEPSGVDFARLSSPRTLKEWERRETTTPPSMS; from the coding sequence ATGCGCGAAATGTTCACCTATCTCGAAGGGCAACCCCCGCTGGTCGAGGCACTGGGCGGTGTGGCGCTGCTGCTGGGGATCGCCTTCCTCGTCAATCTGGTGCTCAAGAAGGTGGTGCTGCGGCTGGCGGCACCCTTCCTCGACAAGCGGACCAAGACGCCGGACAAGGCGGTCGGCTGGCTGGTCACCACGATTCCGCTGCTGATCATCTCGCGCGGGATCGTGTTCGTTCGCCACCTTCCGCAAGAGCTGGAGGCGGTGATCTCCAACGTCGCGAATGCGACCATCGTGCTGGTCGTCGCGCTGGCGATCACGACCGGGCTGACCTACGTCAACGAGCTGTACAAGCGTCGTCCCGAAGCGCGCAATCGTCCGATCAAGGGCTTCCTCCAGGTCGTGAAGATCCTGGTCTTCGCCGCCGCCGCAATCCTCGGCGTCGCTGCGCTGATCGAGCAGTCGCCGCTGCTGCTGTTGTCAGGCCTCGGCGCGATGGCGGCGGTGCTGCTACTGGTGTTCAAGGACACGATCCTCAGCCTGGTCGCATCGGTCCAGCTGTCCGCACAGGACATGCTACGGGTCGGCGACTGGATCGAGATGCCGCAGCAGAATGCGGATGGCGATGTGATCGATATCGCGCTGCACACGGTGAAGGTGCAGAACTTCGACAAGACGATCACCACCATCCCGACCTACAAGCTGATCAACGAGAGCTACCGCAACTGGCGCGGGATGGCCGAATCGGGCGGGCGGCGGATCAAGCGCGCGATCCATCTCGACCAGAACACGCTGCGTTTCCTGACCGAACAGGAACTGGCCGATCTGCGCCGCTTTCGCCTGCTGCGCGACTATCTGGACCGCAAGGAACAGGAATTGCGCGACTGGAACGCGCGTGAAATGGCGGGGGAGGACAATCCGGTAAACGCGCGGCGGATCACCAATATCGGCACCTTCCGCGCCTATGTGCTCGCCTTTCTGCGCACCCACCCACAGATCAATCACGAGATGACGACACTGGTCCGCCAGCTGGAGCCGACGCCAGCCGGCCTGCCGCTGGAGATCTACACCTTCGCGGCGACCACCCAGTTTGCGGAATACGAATCGATCCAGTCGGACATTTTCGACCACCTGCTGGCGATCCTGCCCGAATTCGGGCTGCGCGTGTTTCAGGAGCCCAGCGGGGTCGACTTCGCCCGCCTCTCCAGCCCGCGCACGCTAAAAGAATGGGAGCGCCGTGAAACCACGACGCCCCCATCAATGTCCTGA